A single region of the Lotus japonicus ecotype B-129 chromosome 4, LjGifu_v1.2 genome encodes:
- the LOC130712908 gene encoding uncharacterized protein LOC130712908, with translation MSQESGKKNVAGPKPVTNVHGVKFLGMKSSSSTPSRVTRSSATIASPESSGPAKRARSMRIKHVATKKGTGKASNAQNISDDSVPDNNVDVGQEDDVPNVEVTPKKNPEPSSRKGKEKQTVASNDEESHEVLITKVVVPASVVKKVAVSASKKIADGKKKKKEGSSLKTPKTSRNVVPDVPYISTTARKRVKGRRIPTNVPDALVDNVSLHSANFAQRWKFVVHRRLAVERELHEDALELKEIVDLLTEVGLMKIVKDIGRCFDQLVREFILNIHTDCDDEDNAEYKKDHPSQVGKATLHKIKLLPK, from the exons ATGTCTCAAGAATCAGGAAAGAAGAATGTTGCTGGTCCCAAACCTGTCACAAATGTTCATGGTGTCAAGTTTCTTGGAATGAAGTCTTCATCGTCCACACCTTCTAGGGTGACTCGCTCCTCTGCTACAATTGCATCTCCAGAATCTTCTGGACCTGCCAAGAGGGCAAGAAGTATGAGAATCAAGCATGTTGCAACTAAGAAAGGAACTGGTAAAGCTTCTAATGCTCAGAACATTTCTGATGACTCCGTGCCTGACAACAATGTTGATGTTGGTCAAGAAGACGATGTTCCAAATGTTGAA GTCACTCCAAAGAAGAATCCTGAACCTTCTTCTagaaagggaaaggaaaaacaaactgtTGCTTCTAATGATGAGGAATCTCATGAGGTACTAATCACAAAGGTTGTTGTTCCTGCTAGTGTTGTGAAGAAGGTTGCTGTCTCTGCAAGCAAGAAGATTGCAGatggaaagaagaaaaagaaggaagGGTCATCTCTCAAGACCCCCAAGACGTCTAGAA atgtcgTGCCAGATGTCCCATACATCTCAACCACTGCAAGGAAGAGAGTGAAAGGGAGGAGAATTCCTACCAATGTTCCTGATGCTCTAGTGGATAATGTGTCGCTCCACTCTGCAAATTTTGCACAGAGGTGGAAGTTTGTGGTTCATAGGAGGCTGGCTGTTGAAAGAGAACTTCATGAAGATGCCTTGGAACTCAAGGAGATTGTGGATCTGTTGACTGAAGTTGGCTTGATGAAGATTGTCAAGGATATTGGCAGGTGTTTTGACCAATTGGTCAGGGAGTTCATTCTGAATATCCACACTGACTGTGATGATGAGGACAATGCTGAGTACAAGAAGGACCACCCTTCTCAAGTAGGAAAAGCAACGTTACACAAAATCAAATTGCTACCAAAGTAG